CGCGGCACGCCCCGCTTGTAGGAAAAGGAATGAACCGAAACGCTCAGCCGCCGGTCGGGGCGCGTGTCGAACCACCGTGCAAGTTCGGCCTTGAGATCATGCGGCGACAATTCGGTCGTATCGACCAGCACATCCGCCCGCCCCTTGATCGGTGCCAGAAGATCGATTTCGCTCGTGACCCCCATCAGCGGCGATCCGTCAGGGGCCAGCGGATGCCTGCGCCGCGTCTCGTTATAGCGGCGCAGCAAGGTGTCCGGCGCACAGTCGAGATACAGCACCTCGGGCGCATAATGCGGATCGCGGGTCAGGCGGTCGATCAACTCGATCACGTTCGTCGCCGAGAAATCCCGGTTGCGCACATCCAGCCCCAGGGCCAGCGGACCCGGACGCGACGGCCCGTCCAAGAGGCGCGGAACCAGCGACAGGGGCAAGTTGTCGATCGCCTCGAAACCCAGGTCTTCCAGAACATTGATAGCCGTCGAACGTCCTGCACCTGACGGCCCCGTCACCAGGACAACGCGCTGCATCGCCGTCGGGTCGAGATCGTTTCGGTCACCCTCGCGAACCATCCGGTTTTCGGCCATGCGATCCAGTCTCCTTCCGCTCGTTGCTATTCGGCGCGTCCCGCCAGCAAACACTGCCGCAATGCGGCATAAAGATGCGACCGATAGGGGCCCAGTGCAAGTGGCAGCCGGGTTCCCAACAAATCGTAGTACCTGGGAAGCGGCAGACGCATATCCTCGCTCTGCCCCAGGTCCACCACAAGCGACAACGCCACCGGCCCCGCGGCCGTGGCGTGCAGGATTCCCACCCCTCGCGCCTCGATCCGGCCGGACAGCGTAGCGGGGGCCTCGGCGATGATCCTGTCCCCCTCCCTGTGCAGATCGGTCCGATCGTCACTCACCAGCGCGGCCCCTACGGCCATGAGCTGCATCGCGAGTGTGGATTTCCCCGAACCGGACGGGCCGAGGATCAAAAGCCCCCTGCCGTCCAGCGCGACCGCGGTTCCATGTAGCTGCTCGGTCCGAATCACATTGCCTCCGATCATCGGCGAGCTTGCCAGCTTTTCCAGCTTTAACCACTCTGCAAGCCATATGATGGCGTTAACATTTAAAGTTTGCGCTAACTGGGATCGCTAGCTTCTTTTTTCATGGGAACCCTGTGCTATAGGCCCGAATTACTGCGTCACATTTCCTTGCAGGCGCCCAGTAAGTCAGGAGCAACATCACATGACCACGCGCGTAAACCCGAATTGCCGGTTGGAGGATCAGGGAATCGAGGGACTCGGCCGGGTTTATTACAACCTGCTGGAACCTGCCCTGATGACCGAGGCCGTCGCCCGCGACGAGGGCAAGATCGGCCTTGGCGGCACCTTTCTCGTCACGACTGGCGCGCATACTGGCCGTTCACCCAAGGACAAGTTCGTCGTCCGCACCCCCGCCGTCGAGGATTCGATCTGGTGGGAAAACAACAAGCCGATGACACCCGAAGCCTTCGACCGGCTACATGCCGACATGCTGGACCATATGAAGGGGCGCGACTATTTCGTGCAGGATCTCTTCGGCGGCGCCGATCCCGAGGAACGGCTGGATGTCCGGGTCGTGAACGAACTGGCTTGGCACGGCCTGTTCATCCGCCACATGCTACGCCGTCCCGAAGCCGACGAACTGGCCGGTTTCACTCCCGAATTCACCATCATCAACTGCCCCAGCTTCAAGGCCGATCCCGAGCGTCATGGCTGCCGCAGCGAAACGGTGATCGCGCTGAATTTCGAGAAGAAGCTGATCCTGATCGGCAATTCGGCCTATGCGGGCGAGAACAAGAAATCCGTCTTCACGCTGCTCAACTACTTCCTGCCGACCAAGAACATCATGGCCATGCATTGCAGCGCCAACCACGCCCCGGGCAATCCCGATGACAGCGCCGTTTTCTTCGGCCTTTCGGGCACCGGCAAGACGACTCTCTCGGCCGATCCGTCGCGGGTGCTGATCGGCGATGACGAACATGGCTGGTCCGATCGCGGCATCTTCAATTTCGAGGGCGGCTGCTATGCCAAGACCATCAGCCTGTCGCCCAAGGCCGAACCCGAGATCTACGCCACCACCTCGCGCTTCGGCACCGTGATCGAGAACATGGTTTATGACGAGGACAGCCTGGAGCTGGATTTCGAGGACAACTCGATCACCGACAACATGCGCTGCGCCTATCCGCTCGACGCGATCTCGAATGCCTCGAAAACCAGTCTTGGCGGGCATCCGAAGAACATCATCATGCTGACCTGCGATGCCTTCGGCGTGCTGCCCCCCATCTCCCGGCTGACCCCGGCGCAGGCGATGTATCATTTCCTTTCGGGCTTCACCTCGAAGACGCCGGGCACCGAGGTTGGCGTGAAAGAACCTATCCCGACCTTCTCCACCTGCTTCGGCGCCCCCTTCATGCCGCGCCGCCCCGAGGTTTACGGCAAGCTGCTGCAGGAAAAGATCGCCAAGCACGGTTCAAGCTGCTGGCTGGTCAATACCGGCTGGACCGGCGGCGCCTTCGGCACCGGCTCGCGCATGCCGATCCAGGCGACCCGCGCCCTGCTGGCCGCTGCTCTGGATGGCAGCCTGAACGGTGTCGAGTTCCGTCGCGATCCGAATTTCGGCTTCGAGGTTCCGGTCAGCGTGCCGAATGTCTCGGATGTCCTGCTCGATCCGCGCAAGACCTGGGACGACCCGGAAGCATATGACGAACAGGCCCGGAAACTGGTGCAGATGTTCAGCGACAATTTCGCGCAGTATCTGCCCGGTATCGATGACGAGGTCCGTGCGGCGGCCATCGGCTGACGGTCCCTATTGCGTCCCGCGACGACCGGGGGGCTGCCTGCCCCCCGGCACCCCCCGGGGATATTTACATGAAGAAGAAGGGGCATTGGGCTGCGGAACCTGGTCAAGCCGAGTCCCCTCCCCTTGAACCACGAGGCCCGCGACGTTGCGCGGGCCTCGCTTGTTTCCAACGTGACGAATGAACCGGATGCGGCTCAGGCGCCGATCTTCCCGCCGCCCTGCTTGGTGATCGCCACCACCGAGGGGCGCACCGGCATCGCATCGTCGAAATCCGGCCAGCGGGTCGACAGATCTTCGTAATAGGACGGACGTCCGAACTCTTCCCAATCCTCGCCACCGTCGGCCGGATGCTGCACCGCCAAGAAAAAGGTGGTCAAGTCCGGCGTCGGACAAGGTCCGCACATCTCGGCCCCAACCGGCACGCGATAGAACAGCCGCGAAGTTCCGCGGGCCGCGCCTTCAGTATCCATCGCCCACAGCCCATCGGTACGCCCGGTCTTGGACACCGAATTGCCATCGGTCGAGACCCATAGCCGCCCGTCGCTGTCGATGGCGCAATTGTCCGGCATGCCGAACCAGCCGTCCTCGCTGGTCGCGGTCGAGAAGGTCGCGCCGACATCGGCAATCGCAGGGTCGCCGCATTGCACCAGGATTTCCCATGTGCCCTTGGTCGCGGCGAGGTCTCCACCATCCTCGGTGATCTCGATGATATGGCCGAAGGCGTTCTCGACGCGCGGATTGGCGGCATTGGCCTCTTCGCGCCTGGTATTGTTGGTCAGCATGACATAGGCGCGGCCCGTCTCGGAATCCGGCTGGATATCCTCGGGGCGATCCATCGGCGTCGCTTCCAGCAGATCGGCAGCGCGGCGGGTTTCGATCAGCACATCGGCCTGGGACTCGAAACCGTTCTCGGCAGTCAGCGGGCCCTCGCCATGCACCAGCGGCAGCCATTCGACCGAGCCATCTTCGTGGAAACGGGCGACATAAAGCGTGCCTTCATCCAGCAGATCCATATTCGCGGCGCGGTCATCGGGATTGTATGTCCCCGAAGTCACGAATTTATAGGCATAGTCGAAACGCTCGTCATCGCCGAGGTAGAAGACGACACGGCCATCCTTGGCCAAGGCGCTTTCCGCGCCTTCATGCTTGAAGCGGCCAAGCGCGGTGCGCTTTTTCGGCTTGGAGTTCGGGTCATTCACGTCAACCTCGACGACCCAGCCAAAGCGGTTCGGTTCGTTCGGATCCTTCGAGAGGTCGAAGCGATCGTGGTATTTGCCCCAGTCATAGCTTCCGCCCGGCACACCGAAACGCTGGTAATTCTGCGTCTCGCCATGGCCTTCGGGAAGGGTGCCGGTGAAATAGCCGTGGAAGTTTTCCTCGGCCATGATGTAGGTGCCCCAGGGCGTCACACCCCCGGCGCAATTGTTGATCGTGCCCAGGACCTCTGTCCCGGTCGGATC
This region of Paracoccus saliphilus genomic DNA includes:
- the rapZ gene encoding RNase adapter RapZ, which encodes MAENRMVREGDRNDLDPTAMQRVVLVTGPSGAGRSTAINVLEDLGFEAIDNLPLSLVPRLLDGPSRPGPLALGLDVRNRDFSATNVIELIDRLTRDPHYAPEVLYLDCAPDTLLRRYNETRRRHPLAPDGSPLMGVTSEIDLLAPIKGRADVLVDTTELSPHDLKAELARWFDTRPDRRLSVSVHSFSYKRGVPRGLDLMFDCRFLANPHWEAGLRELNGTQAEVQDFVCADSRYEEFFSRIRDLILFLLPAHIEEGKTHLAIGFGCTGGQHRSVTLVEKMAVALADAAWPVSIRHRELERRMTVPSAIGDNMPVSKAGQVPSNPGNAS
- a CDS encoding HPr kinase/phosphorylase; translation: MIRTEQLHGTAVALDGRGLLILGPSGSGKSTLAMQLMAVGAALVSDDRTDLHREGDRIIAEAPATLSGRIEARGVGILHATAAGPVALSLVVDLGQSEDMRLPLPRYYDLLGTRLPLALGPYRSHLYAALRQCLLAGRAE
- a CDS encoding phosphoenolpyruvate carboxykinase, with translation MTTRVNPNCRLEDQGIEGLGRVYYNLLEPALMTEAVARDEGKIGLGGTFLVTTGAHTGRSPKDKFVVRTPAVEDSIWWENNKPMTPEAFDRLHADMLDHMKGRDYFVQDLFGGADPEERLDVRVVNELAWHGLFIRHMLRRPEADELAGFTPEFTIINCPSFKADPERHGCRSETVIALNFEKKLILIGNSAYAGENKKSVFTLLNYFLPTKNIMAMHCSANHAPGNPDDSAVFFGLSGTGKTTLSADPSRVLIGDDEHGWSDRGIFNFEGGCYAKTISLSPKAEPEIYATTSRFGTVIENMVYDEDSLELDFEDNSITDNMRCAYPLDAISNASKTSLGGHPKNIIMLTCDAFGVLPPISRLTPAQAMYHFLSGFTSKTPGTEVGVKEPIPTFSTCFGAPFMPRRPEVYGKLLQEKIAKHGSSCWLVNTGWTGGAFGTGSRMPIQATRALLAAALDGSLNGVEFRRDPNFGFEVPVSVPNVSDVLLDPRKTWDDPEAYDEQARKLVQMFSDNFAQYLPGIDDEVRAAAIG
- a CDS encoding PhoX family protein → MSDREPSRHVFRTSQLEEADGPGLNPTNNRTMGEIIAARFSRRGFLRGSMAATAISATVSPMALLAADDAHAQGAVEGSVFNFPEVKAGVDADHHVAEGYDADVLLRWGDKVFADAPDFDPANQSEAAQERQFGYNNDFVGFIPLEGADDHGLLVVNHEYTNEHLMFPGIVTVRDGEITVSEATEDRVNIEMAAHGGTVIEIRKEGGKWQPILDGKLNRRITAKTPMTISGPAAGHARLQTKADPTGTEVLGTINNCAGGVTPWGTYIMAEENFHGYFTGTLPEGHGETQNYQRFGVPGGSYDWGKYHDRFDLSKDPNEPNRFGWVVEVDVNDPNSKPKKRTALGRFKHEGAESALAKDGRVVFYLGDDERFDYAYKFVTSGTYNPDDRAANMDLLDEGTLYVARFHEDGSVEWLPLVHGEGPLTAENGFESQADVLIETRRAADLLEATPMDRPEDIQPDSETGRAYVMLTNNTRREEANAANPRVENAFGHIIEITEDGGDLAATKGTWEILVQCGDPAIADVGATFSTATSEDGWFGMPDNCAIDSDGRLWVSTDGNSVSKTGRTDGLWAMDTEGAARGTSRLFYRVPVGAEMCGPCPTPDLTTFFLAVQHPADGGEDWEEFGRPSYYEDLSTRWPDFDDAMPVRPSVVAITKQGGGKIGA